Proteins found in one Brevibacillus brevis genomic segment:
- a CDS encoding YtpI family protein — translation MWSAFYMTGILASLVASVYYSIHARRRGIHPLESRMLLGKMNVSLGILVSLFGINQFTFDSLDTIRIVVALIMLIVGAMNLFLGTRNYFRYRTAWQAELKKGV, via the coding sequence ATGTGGTCTGCCTTTTACATGACCGGTATTCTCGCTTCCCTAGTAGCCAGCGTCTACTATAGTATCCATGCTCGCAGACGAGGCATCCATCCGCTTGAATCGCGTATGCTGCTGGGGAAGATGAATGTGTCATTGGGGATACTCGTTTCTTTGTTCGGCATCAATCAGTTTACTTTTGATTCGCTCGATACGATCCGCATTGTCGTTGCATTGATCATGCTGATTGTAGGGGCTATGAATTTATTTTTGGGAACGCGCAATTATTTCCGTTATCGTACAGCTTGGCAAGCAGAATTGAAAAAAGGGGTATAA
- a CDS encoding DRTGG domain-containing protein yields the protein MATKHEQILQHIDRLPIGSKISVRQIAKDLDVSEGTAYRAIKEAETQGYVSTIERVGTVRIEKKQKENIERLTFAEVVNIVDGHVQAGREGLHKTLNKFVIGAMQLEAMMRYIDAGSLLIVGNRYQAHKIALQQGAAVLITGGFDTSEEIKQLADRLALPIISSSYDSFTVASMINRAIYDRLIKKEIVMVEDILKPLAETPVLLTSDSVAKWHQYTELYQDTRFPVVDEQMRLIGIVTSKDIIGHEETAMIDKVMTKNPITTSPRVSVASSAHTMVWEGIELLPVVDNHRKLVGVLSRNDVLKALQFTAKQPQMSETFPNLIMSHFREERQADEMVYLGDVSPQMTNHLGTIASGIMTTVMVEAACNLLRHHRRGDMVPENITVYFLKPVQMESHIEVKPRLLDISRRFGKVEVSVFHGEQLVGQAMITAQIIER from the coding sequence ATGGCAACGAAGCATGAACAAATCTTGCAACATATTGATCGCCTTCCGATCGGTTCGAAGATTTCCGTGCGGCAGATCGCGAAAGACCTGGATGTGAGTGAAGGGACTGCATACCGCGCGATCAAGGAAGCGGAAACACAAGGATACGTCAGCACGATTGAGCGTGTCGGTACGGTGAGAATCGAGAAGAAGCAAAAGGAAAATATTGAACGTTTGACCTTTGCGGAGGTTGTGAACATCGTCGATGGTCATGTGCAAGCCGGACGCGAAGGCTTACACAAGACCTTGAATAAATTTGTAATAGGGGCCATGCAGCTCGAAGCCATGATGCGCTATATCGATGCCGGGAGTCTCTTGATTGTCGGTAACCGCTATCAGGCGCACAAAATCGCTTTGCAGCAAGGGGCTGCAGTATTAATTACCGGGGGATTCGATACAAGCGAGGAAATCAAGCAGCTGGCTGACCGCTTAGCGCTGCCAATCATCTCTTCTAGCTACGACTCCTTTACGGTAGCTTCGATGATTAACCGGGCCATTTACGATCGCCTGATCAAAAAAGAAATCGTAATGGTTGAGGATATTTTGAAGCCGCTAGCAGAAACGCCTGTCTTATTGACTTCAGATTCTGTTGCCAAGTGGCACCAGTATACGGAGCTGTATCAGGACACGAGATTCCCCGTTGTTGACGAGCAGATGCGGCTGATCGGGATTGTTACCTCCAAAGACATCATCGGTCATGAGGAGACTGCAATGATCGACAAGGTCATGACGAAGAACCCGATCACGACCTCGCCGCGGGTATCCGTAGCGTCATCTGCGCACACCATGGTGTGGGAAGGAATCGAGCTATTGCCTGTCGTAGACAATCATCGCAAGCTCGTAGGGGTCTTGAGCCGCAACGACGTGTTAAAAGCACTGCAATTTACAGCTAAGCAACCACAGATGAGTGAAACGTTCCCGAATCTGATCATGTCCCATTTCCGTGAGGAGCGACAGGCAGATGAGATGGTCTATCTGGGGGATGTGAGCCCACAAATGACCAACCACCTCGGTACGATTGCCAGCGGAATCATGACGACGGTCATGGTCGAGGCTGCTTGTAACCTGTTGCGTCATCATCGTCGAGGAGACATGGTACCGGAAAATATCACCGTCTATTTCCTGAAGCCAGTCCAGATGGAAAGCCATATCGAAGTGAAGCCGCGCCTATTGGACATCAGCCGCCGCTTCGGAAAAGTCGAAGTATCGGTATTCCATGGCGAACAGCTCGTGGGGCAGGCTATGATTACGGCGCAAATAATTGAGCGTTAG
- a CDS encoding DUF445 domain-containing protein, with product MNAWILLVNIAVGSVIGGVTNELAIRMLFKPVKPWYIGRWKVPFTPGLIPRRRDDIAIQMGRLVEEHLLTTEGVKRALNQSGLESTLTGWMNTIARDWMADERSLRQALLTVMPQLFKEDGTWSEGVRAPIESKWGTFVDQVLAQYEEKKLRELVTDNGRERLDAALGSVSELLLKRFREYLHSPEGQQTLQNMVRGLLGGGGGMFGGLVGMFLGDDKILGKILPYLDELLQSRELSERVHHFLHKEADKLLDKNVGEVVAWIGRDQVDDWARKLFAKLEEQSLRIVDEPLSRLTAPISETVTTELVPRLAKWMVDTLQQNIERIFSRLAIRDIVTRQVEGFPIERIEEMVVGISGKEFRMITVLGFILGGIIGLVQGILANLLS from the coding sequence ATGAACGCTTGGATACTATTAGTGAACATTGCAGTAGGCTCTGTCATCGGTGGAGTGACGAATGAGTTAGCCATCCGAATGCTGTTTAAACCAGTAAAACCGTGGTATATAGGCAGATGGAAAGTGCCTTTTACCCCGGGTTTGATCCCGAGAAGACGGGACGATATCGCGATACAAATGGGCAGACTCGTCGAAGAACATTTGCTGACGACAGAGGGGGTCAAGCGTGCGCTGAACCAAAGTGGTTTGGAGAGCACACTGACAGGATGGATGAACACCATCGCTCGGGATTGGATGGCAGATGAGCGTAGTCTGCGTCAAGCATTGCTCACGGTGATGCCACAGTTATTTAAGGAAGACGGAACGTGGAGTGAGGGTGTCCGCGCGCCTATCGAGTCGAAATGGGGTACCTTTGTCGATCAGGTTCTGGCACAATATGAAGAGAAAAAACTGCGAGAGTTGGTAACGGACAATGGACGCGAGCGTTTGGATGCTGCACTTGGCAGTGTGAGCGAATTACTCTTGAAACGTTTCCGTGAATATTTGCATTCCCCGGAAGGCCAGCAAACCTTGCAAAACATGGTTCGCGGATTACTCGGTGGAGGCGGAGGCATGTTTGGTGGCTTGGTCGGGATGTTTCTTGGGGATGACAAGATTTTGGGCAAGATTCTCCCGTATCTCGATGAGCTTTTGCAAAGCAGAGAGCTTTCAGAACGCGTGCACCACTTTTTACATAAGGAAGCGGACAAGCTCTTGGACAAAAATGTGGGTGAAGTGGTTGCCTGGATTGGGCGAGATCAGGTGGACGATTGGGCGCGGAAGCTCTTTGCCAAGCTGGAGGAGCAAAGCCTGCGCATCGTGGACGAGCCTCTGTCTCGTTTGACGGCGCCTATTTCTGAAACGGTGACAACGGAACTCGTTCCTCGTTTGGCCAAGTGGATGGTGGACACGCTGCAACAAAACATAGAGAGAATATTTTCGCGCCTGGCCATCCGGGATATTGTTACCCGGCAAGTAGAGGGTTTCCCGATTGAAAGAATTGAAGAGATGGTAGTCGGAATCTCAGGCAAGGAATTCCGTATGATTACCGTGCTTGGATTTATCCTCGGCGGGATTATTGGGCTTGTCCAAGGTATATTGGCAAATTTACTCAGTTAA
- a CDS encoding metalloregulator ArsR/SmtB family transcription factor, giving the protein MQLDQLVTFYKALGDPTRVRILAILANGPLHGQALAGKLGVTPPTITHHMAKLREAGVVYERRDKNTIYFYLHEANVKRQSQAIVNVMEKAKDSTAEDIFAQDNSHVQRRHQMAAEKMQVIRSFITSDGKLKQIPSQRKKKLIVFEYMVRGLEKDRKYKEPEINEYIRQFHEDYATIRREFIMNHYMYREEGIYELNPEEMWAKAEDLQ; this is encoded by the coding sequence TTGCAATTAGACCAACTCGTCACCTTTTACAAAGCACTCGGAGACCCGACGCGCGTACGCATTCTCGCGATTTTGGCAAATGGCCCCCTGCATGGACAGGCGTTGGCAGGCAAGCTCGGTGTGACACCTCCCACTATTACTCACCATATGGCAAAGCTTCGGGAAGCAGGTGTCGTTTACGAACGGCGTGATAAAAACACCATTTACTTTTACCTGCACGAAGCCAATGTAAAACGCCAGTCGCAGGCAATCGTGAACGTCATGGAAAAAGCAAAGGATTCGACAGCAGAGGACATTTTTGCACAAGACAATTCTCATGTTCAAAGGAGGCATCAGATGGCAGCGGAAAAAATGCAGGTCATTCGCAGCTTCATTACGTCAGATGGCAAGCTGAAACAAATCCCGTCCCAGCGTAAGAAAAAGCTGATCGTCTTTGAATACATGGTTCGAGGGTTAGAAAAAGACCGCAAATACAAGGAACCAGAGATCAACGAATACATTCGCCAATTCCACGAAGATTATGCTACGATTCGCAGGGAATTCATCATGAATCATTATATGTATCGGGAAGAAGGCATCTACGAGCTGAACCCGGAGGAAATGTGGGCAAAAGCCGAAGACCTGCAATAG